A section of the Gallus gallus isolate bGalGal1 chromosome 4, bGalGal1.mat.broiler.GRCg7b, whole genome shotgun sequence genome encodes:
- the DTHD1 gene encoding death domain-containing protein 1: MCKFLHFYSFHSKIHLVTYFFSSEYHDVIDRLQKMKDYLTNTVSHLQEAKNKLHAASCQQDDVSQILAAQNAFVETRVCYSEREAKQSVQASFSPSQQHQRTPSLSKTETQNINQVQPREIKTAKKETVASLTENTSVREQEVRREPPITKEDGEYRVLTTYISEIIDNNGKDKPHSDGSSPEKCPELTGQDDLTGSGESISSRSSTDTHDRTVINLSEQEKELKLAEQMQDNRKETNYDMHRNDLISDTSSAQTSDLNDVISSMNDSEDVQKYRHWLNKEFVVEESGKSEHKILCFIKAPATALENLACTIVNDTSSLVVDDFEELVSNVISVDCSDYEKTIPFPINIAIPFTSHFRGNYREIMVKVTDVNFQSHYLTPISLEGYHGNHKETFAEVKVYQLGVFSVLSCLKEETFTVPKSGLSQNLSMDSRISFYYPSETFTSPATMKLKIHPIEPSLISTLKARNDMYLSVVSTSALVYVHHPSAQPFNNSVTITLPCPPNPEKKRQEEETEQVRAITSTVKRVAAAYHPRAMSSLRKNGENLSDTFKLLGHRNKDEWMVFDDIIIQNAQNGLVSFELNEHLESFVVVRLSFLLENTYLLLFAQALEEAVCSTMSNVILYQKRENPYKIIVLLSASKELTWEIQNLHEEGYFGPPEPTQQFPLREGEQIHFQFRGNIFASENGEDFGKAYRLIFHSQRKPRLELHIKEVDEFGNHSSPHYKGTAVFYKITRGMITKEWKQPLPHGNYQNQTPLCKLPLTLPKHEKLINRPQSTKRIFCDSSEALWDNLLHWLAEELAEDNTSLNALRLPVRRSVLQLVRLKCPDNLIHQNYELLCCWQKTLPRSADKQQLLSRYLQKSGRRDLSEELHFKWQNKVFT, encoded by the exons ATGTGTaagtttttacatttttatagcTTTCATAGCAAAATTCATTTGGTTacctactttttttcctcagaatatCATGATGTTATAGATCGTCTGCAGAAAATGAAGGACTATTTGACAAATACAGTTTCACACCTTCAAGAGGCCAAAAATAAACTTCATGCAGCTAGCTGCCAACAAGATGATGTTTCTCAGATCCTGGCTGCTCAAAATGCTTTTGTAGAAACTAGAGTATGTTattctgaaagagaagcaaagcaatCTGTGCAAGCATCCTTTAGTCCCAGCCAGCAACACCAAAGAACTCCTTCCCTAAGCAAGACAGAAACTCAGAACATTAATCAAGTTCAGCCACGTGAAATTAAAACTGCGAAAAAAGAAACGGTTGCATCATTAACTGAAAATACATCTGTCAGAGAACAGGAAGTTAGGAGAGAACCTCCAATAACGAAAGAAGATGGTGAATACAGAGTGCTAACAACCTATATTTCAGAGATAATAGATAATAATGGAAAAGATAAACCTCACAGTGATGGTTCTTCTCCTGAAAAATGTCCAGAACTGACTGGTCAAGATGATCTTACGGGCAGTGGAGAAAGTATTTCATCTCGGTCATCAACAGATACTCATGACAGAACTGTCATAAATCTTtctgaacaggaaaaagaacTTAAGTTGGCAGAGCAAATGCAAGACAatagaaaggaaacaaattatGATATGCATAGGAATGATCTAATTTCTGACACATCTTCAGCACAAACCAGTGATCTTAATGATGTGATTTCTTCAATGAATGATTCAGAAGATGTGCAAAAATATAGGCACTGGTTAAACAAAGA atttGTAGTGGAAGAGAGTGGTAAGAGTGAACATAAAATACTTTGCTTCATTAAAGCCCCCGCAACTGCTCTGGAGAATCTGGCATGTACAATAGTCAATGACACAAGTTCCTTGGTGGTGGATGATTTTGAGGAGCTGGTCAGCAATGTCATCAGTGTTGATTGCTCTGATTATGAGAAAACTATCCCTTTCCCTATTAACATTGCAATCCCATTTACTTCACACTTTAGAGGAAATTATCGGGAGATTATGGTGAAGGTGACAGACGTGAACTTTCAATCACATTACTTAACTCCCATTTCTCTGGAAGGATACCACGGAAACCACAAG GAAACCTTTGCGGAAGTGAAAGTTTATCAGCTGGGtgttttttctgtgttgtcATGCTTAAAGGAAGAAACATTTACTGTTCCAAAATCAGGACTCTCACAAAACCTGAGCATGGATTCTAGGATCTCTTTCTATTACCCTTCAGAAACATTCACTTCTCCAGCAACCATGAAGTTAAAG ATTCATCCAATTGAACCATCATTGATTTCCACACTGAAAGCAAGAAATGACATGTATCTCTCAGTGGTATCTACCAGTGCACTGGTTTATGTCCACCATCCTTCAGCCCAACCATTTAACAACTCAGTCACCATTACTCTACCCTGTCCTCcaaacccagaaaaaaaaaggcaggaggaggagacaGAGCAAGTGAGAGCTATTACTTCTACAGTAAAGAGGGTTGCTGCAGCATACCATCCTCG GGCTATGAGTTCTTTGAGAAAGAATGGAGAGAATCTCAGTGATACTTTCAAATTATTAGgtcacagaaacaaagatgaGTGGATGGTCTTTGATGACATTATTATCCAGAATGCACAGAATGGACTTGTGTCATTTGAACTGAATGAACATTTAGAAAG CTTTGTGGTCGTTCGCCTTTCATTCCTCTTGGAAAACACTTATCTCCTCCTCTTTGCTCAGGCTCTGGAAGAAGCTGTTTGTAGCACAATGTCAAATGTGATACTGtatcagaaaagagaaaacccaTATAAAATAATAGTTTTACTATCTGCATCCAAGGAATTGACATGGGAAATACAAAATCTCCATGAAGAGGGCTACTTTGGTCCCCCAGAACCTACACAACAGTTTCCTTTAAGAGAAGGAgagcaaattcattttcaatttAGAGGCAATATATTTGCTTCAG aaaatggagaagatTTTGGAAAAGCCTACAGGCTGATTTTTCATTCACAAAGAAAGCCCAGACTAGAGCTCCATATTAAAGAAGTGGATGAGTTTGGTAACCACAGCTCCCCTCACTACAAAGGAACAGCAGTGTTTTACAAAATTACCAGAGGGATGATAACCAAGGAATGGAAACAGCCCTTGCCACATGGTAATTATCAAAACCAGACTCCACTGTGCAAATTACCATTGACATTACCAAAG CATGAAAAGTTGATCAACCGTCCACAAAGCACAAAAAGAATTTTTTGTGATTCATCAG AGGCCCTATGGGACAACTTGCTGCACTGGCTTGCGGAAGAGCTTGCAGAAGATAATACATCACTGAATGCTTTACGCTTGCCTGTTCGGCGGAGCGTGCTTCAGCTTGTTAGACTGAAGTGCCCTGATAATTTAATACACCAGAACTATGAGCTTCTTTGCTGCTGGCAAAAGACCCTTCCAAGGTCGGCTGACAAACAGCAGCTCCTGTCTCGCTATTTGCAGAAGAGTGGCAGAAGGGATCTTTCAGAAGAACTTCATTTTAAGTGGCAAAACAAAGTGTTCACTTGA